One Saccharomyces eubayanus strain FM1318 chromosome XVI, whole genome shotgun sequence DNA segment encodes these proteins:
- the REV3 gene encoding DNA-directed DNA polymerase, giving the protein MSQDQNDRDENHTVDIFSKPNSEYFRIQLNNYDFYMAKPTSLDRSHGESLPLNQFSQVPTIRVFGNTSSGHQVLCHVHGVLPYIFIKYDGYISDTSTLRHQRCAQVHKMLEEKIKASFNRKKDAKQNSTNDKLGNLTYVANVSVVKGVPFYGYHVGWTLFYRVSLLNPSCINRLSELVRDGKMFDKRLEIFESHIPYLLQWTADFNLFGCSWINLDKCYFRSPVLNNMLDIDKLTLNDELRLLLDQHCNSPNNVLNRKDFPRVGNGLIELDILPQFIRNRDELQHRDLHHDFKEKLGDTSDILVKPYVSSTKAMVNELIMQRKALSLSKYKVTSEMNRLVNDHEWQSSKEFEAFYKKAQHKLSTFDGQVPNFETFIDEHQKFSDIKKPFEALPEMWPSLPQTVITNSSVEHKNEEQPDTLLTVYETMNIENGQEGLTENCNKVEPGPHALESIETLEHTADSLGDQIASLSTVKFSMDSILTQNMARKRKLRMLGSAERISPVTRKKKKTMTPDLHHRENYFAYRVPPFGYRDILDELEAEGFPKMEYQEPFFSNPADLENKPYAYAGKRFEITSTHLSARIPVHFEGEPISIYNKPTFDMFSSWKYIRKPPRFDEVAKWCKEHGSTATKSIQSQIDLQTPHNKFLYKFASDASVKEKRKNKTLYDSLTHLTLEIHVNTRGDKNPDPLIDEVSMIIWCLEEETYPLDLDIAHEGIMIAHKENMDSNFPTQIQQCVGNIPVMFYETEFEMFEALTDLVLLFDPDILSGFEVHNFSWGYIIERCQKIHQFDIVEELARVKYKFKSKPRDNWGYAHSSGILVTGRHIINIWRALRSDINLTQYTIENIAFNILHERLPRFSYKSLTSMWNAEKSSTKLKTVISYWLARARINVQLLRKQDYIARNIEQARLIGIDFHSVYYRGSQFKVESFLIRICKSESFILLSPGKKEVRQQKALECVPLVMEPESAFYKSPLVVLDFQSLYPSIMIGYNYCYSTMIGRVRETNLNGNELGVTKFSLPRNILTLLKDDVTIAPNGVIYAKTSVRKSTLSKMLTDILDIRVMMKKTMNEVNGDNSSLRRLLDNKQLALKLLANVTYGYASASFSGRMPCSDLADSIVQTGRETLEKAIDIIERDDTWNAKVVYGDTDSLFVYLPGKTANEAFHIGNAMAEKVTQNNPKPIFLKFEKVYHPSILVSKKRYVGFSYEKPSQSLPFFDAKGIETVRRDGIPGQKKIVEKCIRLLFQTKDLSKIKRYLQSEFLKIQTGRVSTQDFCFAKEVKLGAYKSEKTAPPGAVVASRKMNEDHRAEPQYKERVPYLVVKGKQGQILRERCVSPEEFFENEDLELDSEYYINKTLVPPLDRLFNLIGISVGAWAQEVEKSKKSNTSGKKREKLEIIGTSLTCCNCGEELTQVRPSQLCDDCLAKRSFTTSSLLIEKLKREKEYENLKTVCRTCTYRYTLDASIESDHIASECKSYDCPIFYSRVKTENYLKDNQAAKREKALVFLNDW; this is encoded by the coding sequence ATGTCGCAAGATCAGAACGACAGAGACGAGAACCATACGGTTGATATCTTCTCTAAACCAAATTCAGAATATTTTAGAATTCAGCTAAATAACTATGACTTCTATATGGCAAAACCTACCTCACTAGACCGGTCGCATGGTGAAAGCCTGCCCCTAAATCAATTTTCTCAGGTTCCTACTATTCGTGTGTTTGGTAATACATCCTCAGGCCATCAAGTATTGTGCCATGTCCATGGTGTTCTGCCATATATATTCATCAAGTATGATGGCTATATATCTGACACAAGTACACTAAGACACCAAAGATGTGCTCAAGTACATAAAATGCTGGAGGAAAAGATCAAAGCATCtttcaatagaaaaaaagatgccAAACAGAATTCAACCAACGATAAACTCGGAAATCTCACTTATGTCGCAAACGTGTCTGTCGTGAAAGGCGTACCATTCTATGGCTACCATGTTGGTTGGACGTTATTTTATAGAGTTTCTTTGCTCAATCCATCCTGTATAAACAGGCTTTCTGAATTAGTTAGGGACGGCAAAATGTTTGACAAGAGGcttgaaatatttgaatcGCATATCCCTTACTTGTTACAATGGACCGCtgatttcaatttgtttgGTTGCTCGTGGATAAACTTGGACAAGTGCTATTTTCGCTCACCTGTTCTCAACAATATGCTGGACATAGATAAACTGACATTAAACGATGAGCTTCGATTACTTTTGGACCAGCACTGTAACTCACCTAATAACGTACTTAATAGAAAGGACTTTCCTCGCGTTGGAAATGGGTTGATTGAGTTAGACATTTTACCACAGTTCATTAGAAATAGAGATGAACTACAGCATAGAGATTTACATCACGACTTTAAGGAAAAATTGGGAGATACTTCTGATATACTAGTCAAGCCGTATGTATCATCGACTAAAGCAATGGTGAATGAACTGATCATGCAACGAAAGGCATTATCATTAAGTAAATACAAAGTGACTTCAGAAATGAATCGTCTCGTGAACGACCACGAATGGCAGTCTTCTAAGGAATTTGAAgcattttacaaaaaagCGCAACATAAACTCAGCACTTTTGATGGTCAAGTACCTAATTTTGAGACTTTCATAGACGAACATCAGAAATTTTCAGACATCAAAAAGCCGTTTGAAGCATTACCTGAGATGTGGCCAAGCCTTCCACAGACTGTAATTACCAACTCTAGTGTAGAGCACAAAAACGAAGAGCAGCCCGATACCTTACTTACAGTGTATGAGACCATGAATATTGAGAATGGCCAAGAAGGATTAACAGAAAACTGCAATAAGGTCGAACCTGGCCCACATGCTTTGGAAAGCATAGAGACTTTAGAGCATACGGCTGACTCTTTAGGCGATCAAATAGCTTCTCTGAGCACGGTAAAGTTTTCAATGGACAGTATTCTAACACAAAATAtggcaagaaaaaggaaattgagGATGCTCGGTTCTGCCGAGAGGATTTCTCCAGTGAccagaaaaaagaaaaagactaTGACCCCAGATTTGCACCACAGAGAAAACTATTTTGCTTATCGGGTGCCTCCATTTGGTTATCGAGATATTCTCGATGAATTGGAGGCAGAAGGATTCCCGAAAATGGAATATCAAgagccttttttttcaaatcctgCAGACCTAGAAAATAAACCTTACGCCTATGCGGGGAAAAGGTTTGAAATAACGTCAACACATTTATCAGCAAGAATACCGGTCCATTTTGAAGGCGAACCCATATCCATTTATAATAAACCCACTTTCGATATGTTTTCTTCCTGGAAGTACATAAGAAAGCCACCTAGATTTGATGAAGTAGCAAAATGGTGCAAAGAACACGGATCTACAGCAACGAAAAGTATTCAGTCACAGATAGATTTGCAGACACCTCataataaatttttatacAAATTTGCTAGTGATGCCTCcgtcaaagagaaaagaaaaaacaaaacactGTATGATTCTCTGACACATTTGACGCTTGAAATCCACGTTAACACCAGGGGGGACAAAAATCCAGATCCTCTAATAGATGAAGTCTCCATGATTATATGGTGCctcgaagaagaaacctACCCTTTAGATTTGGATATTGCTCACGAAGGAATCATGATTGCtcacaaagaaaatatggATAGTAATTTCCCCACTCAAATTCAACAGTGTGTTGGCAACATTCCAGTCATGTTTTATGAAACCGAGTTTGAAATGTTCGAAGCACTGACCGATttggtattattatttgatCCTGACATTCTATCGGGTTTTGAAGTACACAATTTTTCCTGGGGTTATATAATCGAGAGGTGTCAAAAAATACATCAGTTCGACATTGTTGAAGAGCTTGCCCGAGTTAAATATaaattcaaaagcaaaCCTCGGGATAATTGGGGATATGCACATTCTTCGGGAATTTTAGTCACAGGAAGACATATAATCAACATTTGGAGAGCACTAAGATCAGATATAAACTTGACACAATACACCATTGAAAACATTGCATTCAATATTTTACATGAAAGGTTACCTCGTTTTTCATACAAATCTTTAACCAGCATGTGGAATGCTGAAAAAAGCTCTACAAAACTGAAAACTGTAATCTCTTACTGGCTAGCAAGAGCTCGGATAAATGTACAGTTGCTGAGAAAGCAAGATTATATTGCTCGAAATATTGAACAGGCAAGATTAATTGGTATTGATTTCCATTCCGTTTACTACAGAGGGTCGCAATTCAAAGTAGAGTCGTTTCTAATTCGAATTTGCAAGTCAGAAAGTTTTATTCTCCTCTCACCAGGTAAGAAGGAGGTTCGTCAACAAAAAGCACTTGAGTGTGTACCTTTAGTTATGGAGCCGGAATCCGCATTCTATAAAAGTCCTTTAGTGGTTTTGGATTTTCAGTCATTATATCCATCTATTATGATTGGATACAATTATTGTTATTCAACAATGATAGGAAGAGTAAGGGAGACAAACCTAAATGGCAATGAATTAGGAGTGACGAAATTTTCATTACCGAGAAATATTTTGACATTACTAAAAGATGATGTAACTATTGCACCTAACGGTGTTATTTATGCCAAAACTTCTGTTCGAAAATCAACCTTATCAAAAATGTTAACCGATATTCTGGATATCAGAgtaatgatgaagaagacaatgaaTGAAGTTAACGGTGACAATAGCAGTCTAAGAAGACTTCTAGATAACAAACAATTAGCACTTAAATTATTAGCTAACGTTACCTATGGTTATGCATCAGCATCCTTTTCTGGTCGAATGCCGTGCTCTGATTTGGCTGACAGCATTGTCCAAACAGGTAGAGAAACTTTAGAGAAAGCAATAGACATTATTGAGAGAGACGACACGTGGAATGCAAAAGTAGTTTATGGTGACACAGATAGTTTGTTTGTATATCTACCTGGAAAGACTGCCAACGAGGCTTTTCATATTGGTAACGCTATGGCAGAAAAAGTTACCCAAAACAATCCAAAacccatttttttgaagtttgaaaaagtgtATCATCCCTCTATACTGGTTAGCAAAAAGAGATATGTAGGGTTTTCCTATGAGAAACCTTCCCAATCCCTTCCCTTTTTTGATGCTAAGGGTATTGAAACTGTTAGAAGAGACGGTATTCCaggacaaaaaaaaattgttgaaaaatgtataCGACtacttttccaaacaaaagacctatcaaaaataaagagaTACCTTCAAAGTgaatttctaaaaattcaaactgGTAGGGTGTCTACTCAAGATTTTTGCTTTGCCAAAGAGGTTAAGTTAGGAGCGTATAAAAGCGAGAAGACTGCTCCTCCAGGAGCAGTTGTCGCGAGTAGAAAGATGAATGAAGATCATAGAGCAGAGCCTCAATACAAGGAGCGTGTACCATACCTGGTTGTTAAGGGCAAACAGGGACAAATTCTTAGGGAAAGATGTGTATCGCCCGAAGAGTTCTTTGAGAACGAGGATTTGGAATTAGACTCGGAATATTACATAAATAAAACGTTGGTGCCTCCCCTTGATAGGCTGTTCAATTTAATTGGTATAAGTGTTGGCGCTTGGGCCCAGGAAGTagaaaaatccaagaaaagCAATACATCcgggaaaaaaagagaaaaactaGAAATAATAGGAACCTCTTTAACGTGCTGTAATTGCGGAGAAGAGCTAACTCAAGTACGTCCATCGCAGCTTTGCGATGACTGTTTAGCAAAAAGGAGTTTCACAACATCATCGCTTCTAATagagaaattgaagagagaaaaagaatacgaaaatttgaaaacagtgTGTAGAACATGCACATATCGCTACACTTTGGATGCAAGCATTGAGAGTGACCATATCGCCAGTGAATGTAAATCCTATGACTGCCCGATATTCTATTCCCGTGTCAAAACAGAGAATTACTTGAAAGATAACCAAGCTGCtaagagagaaaaagcGTTGGTCTTCTTGAATGACTGGTGA